The following coding sequences lie in one Biomphalaria glabrata chromosome 18, xgBioGlab47.1, whole genome shotgun sequence genomic window:
- the LOC106050566 gene encoding neuroplastin-like — MESATLECKITPIKSIITSAFEGWYYDQNSTEIMLSGDNFITTNGKLVIKDPRRIDSGIYSARFNLNNENTKIVYNCQVPLKASPLVLNLPRSISYFMDNDANITCMVLGYPMSTVTWTFEDRELQLSNRYLLSDIGGNKNNRLTILKVKYSDRGTYNCTASNGIGFTSSKVILLRVRDPFEWLYPLVGLIIEVVVVGIIVIICARKERRRLEEITPKKK; from the exons ATGGAAAGCGCCACACTTGAATGCAAAATAACTCCTATCAAAAGTATTATTACATCAGCATTTGAGGGATGGTATTATGATCAAAACTCCACAGAAATAATGCTGAGTGGAGACAATTTTATCACTACTAATGGGAAACTAGTCATCAAAGACCCAA GGCGGATTGATTCAGGAATCTATTCAGCTAGATTTAATTTGAATAATGAAAACACCAAAATAGTTTACAACTGTCAAGTCCCCCTTAAAG CCTCACCGCTGGTACTTAACTTACCCCGATCTATCAGCTACTTTATGGACAACGATGCAAATATAACCTGCATGGTGTTGGGTTATCCAATGTCAACAGTGACTTGGACTTTTGAGGATAGAGAGCTGCAACTGTCTAATCGCTATCTCCTGTCTGACATTGGTGGGAACAAGAATAACAGACTTACTATTCTGAAAGTGAAATATTCAG ATAGAGGTACCTACAACTGTACAGCTTCGAATGGAATTGGCTTCACTTCTTCCAAGGTTATCCTGCTTCGAGTTAGAG ATCCTTTTGAATGGTTGTATCCACTGGTAGGACTTATCATTGAGGTAGTTGTTGTTGGTATCATTGTGATCATTTGCGCTAGGAAAGAGAGACGTCGCCTGGAAGAAATCACACCAAA GAAAAAGTAA